One Saccharomycodes ludwigii strain NBRC 1722 chromosome VI, whole genome shotgun sequence DNA segment encodes these proteins:
- the MRS6 gene encoding GTPase-activating protein MRS6 (similar to Saccharomyces cerevisiae YOR370C | MRS6 | Mitochondrial RNA Splicing), producing the protein MAVVKERRASMAERKPSFIGKESPMIIPHLAGMEDPLPEKTPEEVDVVIVGTGLIQSILAAALSWQGSHVLHIDKNEYYGDTTPTLTIEQLTQWVRNVNKGLIPFYTNAQIYVSSDKIGKNYASRDFGIDLVPKVLFAQSDMLTLLVKSRVYQYMEFMPLSNFHTFENDSFEKLTNTKQEIFTDQTIPLMTKRNLMRFLKFVLNWENYPEIWEGYSNKSMAEFLSEKFKLNQTQSSELIFSIGLCYNNDVATPQCLQRIRRYLASFDIYGAFPVLFSKYGSAGEISQGFCRSAAVGGATYKLNTALESYDPTTKIVKFSDGSKVHVSERVVVSPTQTPDPKSKNIPKQNYKIHRLVVAIEKDCKQWFGEQESATVVVFPPGSLNGENFEAVQAIIFGSNSEICPQGTSLWYLTSVEKGENGKRLLDLALKTMLKSISRESIEVDDNVVKFDNKTGSPVINEKYLKEELNELVEPKILMKCYFEQYTSTCPFSIAQPEIFKTQKKDTTDDTTNGNKDNGVIYSPMPSSEISYDGAITAAKVLYETIVGSDDDFFDVDFEDEDITTTNNNRMSYSESAITDDEGEEDDIIMKN; encoded by the coding sequence ATGGCTGTGGTGAAAGAACGTAGAGCTTCTATGGCTGAACGTAAACCTTCATTTATCGGTAAAGAATCGCCAATGATTATACCTCATCTGGCTGGGATGGAGGATCCACTCCCAGAGAAGACTCCTGAAGAGGTGGATGTAGTGATTGTAGGAACAGGCTTGATACAAAGTATATTAGCAGCAGCTTTATCCTGGCAAGGTTCTCATGTTTTGcatattgataaaaatgaatattatGGGGATACCACACCAACTCTAACCATTGAACAACTGACGCAATGGGTCCGCAATGTTAATAAGGGACTAATACCATTTTACACTAATGCCCAAATATATGTATCTTCCGATAAAATTGGCAAAAATTACGCGTCAAGAGATTTTGGAATTGATTTGGTGCCTAAAGTATTATTTGCCCAATCCGACATGTTGACGTTGTTAGTTAAAAGCAGAGTTTATCAATATATGGAATTTATGCCATTATCCAACTTCCATACTTTTGAGAATGATtcctttgaaaaattaacaaacaCTAAACAAGAAATATTTACAGACCAAACAATTCCGTTAATGACtaaaagaaatttaatgagatttttaaaatttgtacTGAATTGGGAAAACTATCCAGAAATATGGGAGGGTTATTCAAATAAGTCTATGGCTGAATTTCTATcagaaaaatttaaattaaatcaaaCACAAAGTAGTGAATTGATTTTTAGTATTGGCTTATGTTATAATAACGATGTAGCCACACCCCAATGTCTCCAGAGAATACGTCGTTATTTGGCAAGTTTTGATATATATGGTGCATTCCCAGTTCTTTTCAGTAAATACGGCAGTGCTGGCGAAATATCACAAGGTTTTTGCAGATCTGCAGCTGTTGGTGGTGCTACATATAAACTAAATACTGCTTTGGAAAGTTACGATCCAACAACCAAAATAGTCAAATTTTCAGATGGAAGTAAGGTGCATGTTAGCGAAAGAGTTGTGGTATCACCAACACAAACACCAGATCccaaaagtaaaaatatcccgaaacaaaattataagATACATAGATTGGTTGTTGCAATAGAGAAAGATTGCAAACAATGGTTTGGTGAACAGGAATCTGCTACTGTAGTTGTGTTTCCACCCGGTTCTCTAAATGGAGAAAATTTTGAAGCCGTACAAGCAATTATATTTGGATCCAATAGTGAAATTTGTCCTCAGGGAACAAGCTTATGGTATCTAACAAGTGTCGAAAAGGGTGAAAACGGTAAGAGGCTGCTAGATCTAgctttaaaaacaatgttAAAAAGTATTTCAAGAGAGAGTATTGAAGTAGATGACAATGTTGTTAagtttgataataaaacagGTTCTCCAGtcattaatgaaaaatatttgaaggAAGAGTTGAACGAACTTGTGGAACctaaaattttaatgaaaTGTTATTTTGAACAGTACACATCCACGTGTCCGTTTTCCATCGCTCAGCCTGAGATATTTAAGACACAGAAAAAAGATACAACAGATGATACTACCAATGGTAATAAAGATAACGGTGTGATATATTCACCCATGCCATCTTCAGAGATATCCTATGATGGAGCTATCACCGCTGCAAAAGTTTTATATGAAACGATAGTTGGaagtgatgatgatttcTTTGATGTTGATTTTGAGGATGAGgatattactactactaataacaatCGGATGAGCTATTCCGAATCTGCCATTACAGATGATGAAGGTGAAGAGGATGATATTATAATgaagaattaa
- the RAD17 gene encoding Rad17p (similar to Saccharomyces cerevisiae YOR368W | RAD17 | RADiation sensitive), giving the protein MIENNILFSATTVHLEHITTALSCLVPFGLKQDILIIIDEDGLSFATENNHIIKIHLFLSKELFMMYSYDKAKQPYTKVCVKLNHILDSVNIVNRDYSNTNSTNGNNSGGIISNKDDVVECTLSYNGEGTPFVFIFEDSMITERVEYSTYLIRDLDTTGLELDVENLEFECIIKGDVLHNALLDLKELDCKECFLYVSLNSNYSTGRKMAVVALIAKNDQLGVSKILLPSEKSIIEKLEIYDRNDPTVIASDIPSICSFNFNNFDKIRKSVKVASKVLIRKDHKGLVNINILSQTNDLLISDIKRKSGGVTKNRNSNNNNNNYNNNSNNVLPKDYPGIVIDISILENSTEIDFGELQLVMADNASLYNPSLMMQSIKRKRIYDPSASGYFTTSQKQRKSSSKQSDSKNSEVPLFF; this is encoded by the coding sequence ATGattgaaaataacataTTATTTAGCGCTACTACCGTTCATTTAGAACATATCACTACAGCTTTAAGCTGCTTGGTACCATTTGGATTAAAACAAGATATACTCATAATTATAGATGAAGATGGGCTATCATTTGCCACGgaaaataatcatatcATCAAAAtacatttgtttttatcaaaagaaCTATTTATGATGTACAGTTATGATAAGGCCAAACAACCTTATACTAAGGTTTGCGTTAAATTGAACCATATTCTTGATAGTGTTAATATAGTTAATAGGGATTATTCAAATACTAATAGTActaatggtaataacaGTGGTGGTATCATAAGTAATAAAGATGATGTAGTCGAGTGTACGTTATCATACAATGGAGAAGGTACACCATttgtctttatttttgaagaCTCTATGATTACCGAGAGAGTAGAATACTCCACGTATTTAATAAGAGATTTAGATACCACCGGCTTGGAGTTAGATGTCGAAAATTTAGAATTTGAGTGTATTATCAAGGGAGATGTTCTACATAATGCATTACTAGATTTGAAAGAATTGGATTGTAAAGAATGCTTTCTCTATGTGAGCTTAAATTCTAATTATAGCACAGGTAGGAAAATGGCAGTGGTGGCACTCATTGCTAAAAATGACCAACTAGGGGTatctaaaattttgttgCCAAGCGAAAAATCTATTatagaaaaattagaaatttATGATAGAAATGATCCCACAGTTATAGCCTCTGATATTCCTTCTATCTGttcttttaactttaataattttgataaGATAAGAAAAAGCGTTAAAGTAGCTAGTAAAGTATTGATACGGAAAGATCATAAGGGTTTAgtgaatataaatatattgagTCAAACAAATGATTTGTTGATTTCAGACATCAAACGAAAATCAGGAGGCGTCAcaaaaaacagaaatagcaacaacaacaacaacaactataataataatagtaacaatgTTTTGCCTAAGGATTACCCaggtattgttattgatatcagtattttagaaaattcCACCGAAATAGACTTTGGAGAATTACAATTGGTCATGGCCGATAACGCCAGCCTTTACAACCCCTCGTTGATGATGCAATCAATTAAAAGGAAACGCATTTATGATCCTTCCGCAAGTGGCTATTTTACTACATCTCAAAAACAAAGGAAGTCTTCATCAAAGCAATCGGACAGCAAAAATTCAGAGGTTCCCTTATTCTTTTGA
- the NDD1 gene encoding Ndd1p (similar to Saccharomyces cerevisiae YOR372C | NDD1 | Nuclear Division Defective): MLMGSPLMIKTPAKKTPLRFQTTGSNAINYNGSNNIFNVNDSSVTKNILGTTPLRNLDLNVLFNLGNSNNKKITPCRRYLNLTPFNKNLLNNNNSNSAKSTNNASNNSNNIIMKFMTTNNNSKPQGECTPLFDVEKSGGVIIRTENTPTLLIDDDSSQNLNADILGNSTVNKVLQQQSHKIIERTKMVNEDANNNDNLKLSLHLNDSINNTNETQKRMNNIILNENAHIPSLQISEATAVENDDLNSSPTTIQLEESAVKKQPADLIPASPSSVFLLRELTLSPTPRTKVKRNKKRNNNGGEEDDVSLLTKKMGIDEGIPPAQIMIPPLQKAHTVTGAGLMELHSSNQSNTEDEGVDEGDVELKWKEDVKALRLGNNANKVLDVVPELPKMGSFNISKSVVTPINKNTFTNASKKRKRSISNNSTNSSVFTSFSNKKKKNKKKNCNFSSNKKNNKGATNNRFHIIVTDPNMFGPALPAPTKKSRRRTLSLKRSKSETFGDSNKKGKEE; encoded by the coding sequence ATGTTGATGGGATCCCcgttaatgataaaaactCCGGCTAAAAAAACACCACTGCGATTTCAAACTACTGGTAGTAATGCAATTAATTATAATGGTAGCAACAACATATTTAATGTTAATGATAGCAGCGttaccaaaaatattttgggtACTACACCACTAAGAAATTTAGATTTGAATGTTTTATTCAACCTAGGgaacagtaataataagaagATTACTCCTTGTAGGAgatatttgaatttaacaccatttaataaaaatttattaaataacaacaatagtaatagtgcCAAAAGTACTAATAATGCCAGcaacaatagcaataacattattatgaaATTTATGACCACAAACAATAACAGCAAACCGCAAGGAGAATGTACTCCACTGTTTGACGTTGAAAAGAGTGGAGgcgttattattagaacTGAGAACACACCGACTTTACttattgatgatgataGTTCGCAAAATTTAAACGCTGATATCCTTGGTAATAGCACTGTCAATAAGGTACTCCAGCAACAGAGTcataaaattatagaaaGAACAAAAATGGTTAATGAGgatgctaataataatgataactTGAAATTATCACTCCATTTAAATGACAGCATTAACAACACCAACGAGACGCAGAAAAGGatgaataatataataCTTAATGAAAACGCTCATATTCCATCTTTACAGATATCCGAAGCTACCGCTGTCGAGAACGATGACCTAAATTCTTCTCCAACTACTATTCAACTAGAAGAATCAGCGGTTAAAAAACAACCGGCTGACTTGATACCCGCCAGTCCTTcttctgtttttttattaagaGAATTAACGTTATCACCAACACCACGCACCAAAGTCAAAAGGAATAAGAAAaggaataataatggtggaGAGGAAGATGATGTTTCGCTTCTTACAAAAAAGATGGGAATTGATGAGGGGATACCACCAGCACAGATAATGATACCACCTCTGCAAAAAGCACATACCGTAACTGGCGCTGGGTTAATGGAGCTACATTCGTCTAACCAATCAAATACAGAAGATGAAGGAGTAGATGAAGGAGACGTTGAGCTGAAGTGGAAAGAAGATGTAAAAGCTTTGAGGCTAGGAAATAATGCGAACAAGGTGTTAGATGTTGTACCAGAATTGCCTAAAATGGGatcatttaatatttcaaaaagtGTTGTGACACCAATAAATAAGAATACCTTTACGAATGCctctaaaaaaagaaaacggTCTATTTCCAATAATAGTACTAATTCATCGGTATTCACTTCCTtttcaaacaaaaagaagaagaataagaagaagaattgtAACTTTTccagtaataaaaaaaacaataagggggctactaataatagatTTCACATTATTGTTACAGATCCAAACATGTTTGGGCCTGCATTACCTGCtccaacaaaaaaatctaGACGAAGAACACTTAGTTTGAAAAGAAGTAAATCTGAAACTTTTGGTGACAGTaataaaaagggaaaagaagAATAG
- the SCP1 gene encoding Scp1p (similar to Saccharomyces cerevisiae YOR367W | SCP1 | Saccharomyces cerevisiae CalPonin) translates to MNRQPLSYTPVYVTDVKPDVTSLDEDLKKLRDSKFTQQNIDEIRYWMFNQILKESPSTEENLLDLLKDGTVLCRLANKLIENDSSFNPIKWKCSKIPFIQMEQISLFLQFCKQYGVPEDELFQTVDLFEKKDPAQVYQTIKSLSRYANLKNPSLFPVIGPKLTKKKPPVKHKPDYLSKTTWSTIEYGYMGGSNQTTEHISFGKKRDIV, encoded by the coding sequence ATGAATCGTCAACCGTTATCATACACTCCAGTTTATGTTACTGATGTTAAACCCGACGTAACGTCTTTAGatgaagatttaaaaaagttgagAGATTCTAAATTTACACAACAAAATATCGACGAGATCCGGTATTGGATGTTTAACCAAATTCTAAAAGAGTCACCAAGTACAGAGGAAAATTTATTGGATTTGCTAAAGGATGGAACAGTTTTGTGCAGATTAGCCAATAAACTAATTGAAAATGATTCAAGTTTTAATCcaataaaatggaaatgCAGTAAGATACCGTTTATTCAAATGGAGCAAATTTCCTTATTCTTACAATTTTGTAAACAATACGGAGTTCCAGAGGATGAATTGTTTCAAACAGTGGACCTATTTGAGAAAAAAGATCCTGCACAAGTTTATCAAACCATTAAATCTTTGAGTAGATATGCTAATCTAAAAAATCCCTCTTTGTTTCCCGTTATTGGTCCAAAATTGACAAAGAAAAAGCCACCTGTAAAACACAAGCCCGATTATTTGAGCAAAACTACTTGGAGCACCATTGAATATGGATATATGGGCGGTTCTAATCAAACAACTGAACATATaagttttggaaaaaaaagagatatTGTGTAG
- the GPB1 gene encoding Gpb1p (similar to Saccharomyces cerevisiae YOR371C | GPB1 | multistep regulator of cAMP-PKA signaling (paralog of YAL056W | GPB2)), with protein MEHQQTSYNLDFNNTSTFSNHYKPIRYLINYFAGLEADNYVTFEQQKLKTIKDLDNYYLNKISYDRNSRKNSAISNNSSTFSNLSTTSSNIDPAIFEENILKGILANVHISHTKPNSTLQSIYETLDESTKSSLQLNTKFYLNYYSKLKNRSENLAEHQLSHNLWTPITYNKEAFFDKAKEDAVSVNNLPEITLETTYSLFSKNKLLSYKVDNVFGGCTYLPTLVGEKKLPSLVYHSAVELRDKIFIFGGLRPIYEYSHLVDEEPNFLKKYYVDGVKNLPKPLDPEIVNNPSLIGNNKIYVFDSNTNYCKKVTPKGTIPPPLICLTGSKLTERHIFYYGGLEIITESKVNPVTGNFFLKVRSLINNTGYILDTYTYNFTKIELVAEPTQYFSYPTTVPRFGHTQVSIKNNLGNNNNGNSFYSQTTGFQRPLSPLHTPQDNYINGNNNGNNNGNNNGNNNGNNNGNNNGKVHIALTLYIMGGYKQVQDRYEPLNDIWAVRIPVVSRGRKFYYKFAETAIATMFPYTSNEDNWPPARGFHASQAVNKKYLYDTELSKNILKKLEEKFTMINLFHTGTDSTTGSIKSHKKGVDVSEFNMNTSSYGSKNSFSEESSEDNLDQDDTDSSAIIIQGGTNTETTLGDLWVFDVNTGKWTEIQIHCHDKNKGTLSNIDFKISAHSIFSIGEYLIVFGGLRDEFKNYESTNVINSLLGVIHLPTRTIKNINSLDTVVQNTDYLQIMAPAVYASDVFFYVGGVFVYNIAKKDKEDDNKGGYTKYEQKQFLNGGLVAMIVPTVSPKRD; from the coding sequence ATGGAACACCAGCAAACATCCTATAACTTGGATTTCAATAATACCTCTACCTTTTCCAACCACTACAAACCTATACGATATCTAATAAACTATTTTGCAGGATTAGAAGCGGACAATTATGTAACTTTTGAACAACAGAAACTAAAAACTATCAAAGATCTAGACAATTATTATCtgaataaaatttcttATGATCGGAattcaagaaaaaacaGTGCAATAAGTAATAATTCCTCAACATTCTCCAATCTGTCAACAACTTCGTCCAACATTGATCCTGCCATCTTTgaggaaaatattttaaagggTATTTTAGCTAACGTACATATTTCTCATACAAAACCGAATTCAACTTTACAGAGTATATACGAAACTTTGGATGAAAGTACAAAGTCTTCATTACAATTAAATAcgaaattttatttgaattattatagcaaattaaaaaatcgTTCTGAAAATCTGGCAGAGCACCAACTAAGTCATAATTTATGGACACCAAttacatataataaagaagctttttttgataaagcCAAAGAAGATGCCGTTAGTGTCAATAATTTACCCGAGATAACTTTGGAGACAACATATTCGTTATtcagtaaaaataaattacttAGCTATAAGGTGGACAATGTTTTTGGTGGGTGTACCTATTTGCCAACTTTAGTTGGCGAGAAAAAGTTACCTTCATTGGTTTATCATTCTGCTGTAGAATTACGCgataaaattttcatttttggcGGTTTACGCCCGATATATGAGTACTCACACCTAGTGGATGAGGaaccaaattttttaaaaaagtattacGTAGATGGCGTTAAAAATTTACCTAAACCTTTGGATCCTgaaattgttaataatCCATCGTTAATTggaaacaataaaatatatgtatttgACTCAAACACAAATTACTGCAAAAAGGTGACGCCAAAGGGGACAATACCGCCTCCCCTAATTTGTTTAACTGGTTCCAAGTTGACTGAACgccatattttttattatggtGGTTTGGAAATTATTACAGAGAGTAAAGTCAATCCTGTCACTGgcaattttttcttaaaagtAAGATCGTTGATCAACAATACAGGCTATATTTTAGACACTTATACATACAACTTTACTAAGATCGAATTGGTCGCTGAACCAAcacaatatttttcttatccCACCACAGTCCCTAGATTCGGCCACACTCAAGTCAGCATCAAGAATAATcttggtaataataataatggcaaCTCCTTTTATTCACAAACTACCGGTTTTCAGCGTCCCTTATCTCCATTACACACGCCTCAagataattatattaatggcaataataatggcaatAACAATGGCAATAACAATGGCAATAACAATGGCAATAACAATGGCAATAACAATGGAAAAGTGCATATCGCATTGACACTATACATTATGGGCGGCTACAAACAAGTACAAGACCGTTATGAACCTTTAAACGATATATGGGCAGTTAGGATACCTGTCGTTAGCCGCGGgagaaaattttattacaaatttGCGGAAACAGCTATTGCGACAATGTTCCCATATACATCAAATGAAGATAATTGGCCACCGGCAAGGGGTTTCCACGCTTCTCAAgcagtaaataaaaaatatttgtatgaTACAGAGCTCAGTAAAAACATATTGAAAAAGTTGGAGGAAAAATTTACCATGATAAATCTATTTCATACTGGAACTGATTCGACAACAGGCAGTATAAAAAGTCACAAGAAGGGGGTAGATGTCAGTGAATTTAATATGAATACTTCATCTTATGGATCTAAAAATTCATTTAGCGAGGAGAGCAGCGAGGACAACTTGGATCAGGATGATACTGATAGCTCAGCGATAATTATACAAGGTGGCACTAACACCGAAACCACCTTAGGCGATTTGTGGGTGTTTGATGTGAATACCGGGAAGTGGACAGAGATTCAAATTCATTGtcatgataaaaataagggTACTTTATCGAATATAGATTTCAAGATTTCAGCACACAGTATATTTTCTATTGGTGAGTATCTTATAGTATTTGGTGGTTTAAGGGAcgaatttaaaaattatgagTCGACAAATGTGATAAATTCTTTGTTGGGTGTTATCCATTTGCCAACAagaacaataaaaaatataaattcaCTGGATACAGTTGTTCAGAACACAGATTATTTACAGATAATGGCACCCGCCGTCTACGCCAGtgatgtttttttctatgTGGGTGGTGTTTTTGTGTATAACATAGCCAAAAAAGACAAGGAAGACGATAATAAGGGCGGATATACAAAATATGAACAGAAACAGTTCTTGAATGGAGGATTGGTGGCTATGATAGTTCCTACGGTTTCTCCTAAAAGAGATTAA
- the RPS12 gene encoding 40S ribosomal protein eS12 (similar to Saccharomyces cerevisiae YOR369C | RPS12 | Ribosomal Protein of the Small subunit), whose product MSDVEEVQEIQEIEEVQEVAVESQAITIEDALKVVLRTALVHDGLARGLRESAKALTRGEAQLVVLVDSVTEEQITKLVEGLANDPEHPVPVVKVADAKQLGEWAGLGKIDREGNARKVVGASVVVVKSWGADTEERQIVLEHFSQQ is encoded by the coding sequence atgtCTGACGTTGAAGAAGTTCAAGAAATCCAAGAAATTGAAGAAGTCCAAGAAGTTGCCGTTGAATCTCAAGCTATCACTATTGAGGATGCTTTGAAGGTTGTTTTGAGAACTGCTTTGGTTCACGATGGTTTGGCCAGAGGTTTGAGAGAATCTGCCAAGGCTTTGACTAGAGGTGAAGCTCAATTGGTTGTTTTGGTTGACTCTGTTACCGAAGAACAAATCACCAAATTGGTTGAAGGTTTGGCTAATGACCCAGAACACCCAGTTCCAGTTGTTAAGGTTGCTGATGCTAAGCAATTGGGTGAATGGGCCGGTTTAGGTAAGATTGACCGTGAAGGTAACGCCAGAAAGGTTGTTGGTGCTTCAGTTGTTGTTGTCAAGAGCTGGGGTGCTGATACTGAAGAAAGACAAATTGTTTTGGAACATTTCTCCCAACAATAG